The Rissa tridactyla isolate bRisTri1 chromosome 16, bRisTri1.patW.cur.20221130, whole genome shotgun sequence genome includes a window with the following:
- the FBXO6 gene encoding F-box only protein 6 has product MTTVLDLPEDVLVELLSLLPARDLLRACRLVCRQWRYVVDLTTLWKRKCQREGFYTQHLDRSISDWKVFYMLCNLRRNLIKNPCAEEKFQHWKIDKNEGDKWNIEDLPGPHGNMMPDPKVHKYFVTSYGPCFKSQLITLQKEGYWNQLMDEKRPEIVVKDWYSARFDCGCRYELTVRLLSEDYIVLEEFRPEPVVIEQWSDATWREISHTFQNYPAGVRYILFQHGGQDTQFWAGWYGIRVTNSSITIGPLTLL; this is encoded by the exons ATGACCACCGTCCTGGACCTCCCCGAGGATGTCCTGGtggagctgctctccctgctccccgccCGCGACCTGCTCCGCGCCTGCAGGCTGGTCTGCCGGCAGTGGCGGTACGTGGTGGACCTGACCACCCTCTGGAAACGCAAGTGCCAGCGCGAGGGGTTTTACACGCAGCATTTGGACAGGAGCATCTCTGACTGGAAGGTCTTCTATATGCTCTGCAACTTGAGGAGAAACTTAATCAAAAACCCCTGTGCCGAAG AGAAATTTCAGCACTGGAAAATTGATAAAAATGAAGGAGATAAATGGAATATTGAGGATCTGCCTGGACCTCATGGAAATATGATGCCAGACCCCAAAGTACACAAATACTTCGTCACTTCATACGG GCCATGCTTCAAGTCTCAACTCATTACCCTGCAGAAAGAAGGATACTGGAATCAGTTGATGGATGAGAAACGGCCTGAAATTGTAGTCAAGGACTG GTATTCGGCCAGATTTGACTGTGGGTGTCGCTATGAACTAACAGTGAGGCTGCTTTCTGAAGACTACATTGTCCTTGAGGAGTTCCGCCCCGAGCCAGTGGTTATAGAGCAGTGGAGTGATGCAACGTggagagag ATTTCTCACACCTTCCAGAATTACCCAGCTGGAGTTCGTTACATCTTGTTTCAGCATGGAGGCCAAGACACCCAGTTCTGGGCAGGATGGTACGGGATCCGAGTGACAAACAGCAGCATCACCATTGGGCCCCTGACGCTGTTATGA
- the FBXO2 gene encoding F-box only protein 2: protein MESLPEAVLIRILASIPAVDLVLACRLVCCQWKNLVDGAALWILKCQQEGLTGAESQENAENWQNFYFLSKKRKNLIKNPCGEEDLQYWGEVENGGDGWKIEELPGDFGKEFPSEEVHKYFVTSYEWCRKAQVIDLRAEGYWEELMDTTQPKVVVRDWYAGRSDAGCLYELCVKLLSENEDVLAEYKSETITIPQDNDANWTEISHTFSDYGPGVRFVRFEHGGQDTLFWKGWYGVRVTNSSVTVEP, encoded by the exons ATGGAGTCCCTCCCTGAAGCAGTCCTGATCAGAATCCTGGCTTCCATACCTGCAGTGGATTTGGTGCTGGCGTGCCGCCTGGTCTGCTGCCAGTGGAAGAACCTGGTCGATGGAGCTGCGCTTTGGATCCTGAAGTGTCAGCAGGAAGGTCTCACTGGAGCAGAGTCACAGGAGAACGCAGAGAACTGGCAAAACTTCTACTTCCTgagtaagaaaaggaagaatcTCATCAAGAACCCATGTGGTGAAG AAGACTTGCAGTACTGGGGAGAAGTAGAGAATGGAGGTGATGGCTGGAAAATTGAAGAGCTCCCTGGGGACTTCGGAAAAGAATTCCCTAGTGAAGAAGTCCATAAATACTTTGTAACATCTTATGA GTGGTGTCGAAAGGCTCAGGTCATTGACCTTAGGGCTGAGGGCTACTGGGAAGAGCTGATGGATACAACCCAGCCTAAAGTCGTGGTAAGAGACTG GTATGCAGGACGCAGTGATGCTGGCTGCCTCTATGAGCTCTGCGTGAAGCTGCTCTCAGAGAATGAGGATGTTCTGGCTGAGTACAAAAGTGAGACCATTACCATCCCACAGGACAACGACGCTAACTGGACTGAG ATCTCCCACACCTTTTCCGACTACGGGCCTGGAGTCCGCTTTGTCCGCTTTGAACACGGTGGCCAGGACACACTATTCTGGAAGGGATGGTATGGCGTACGCGTTACCAACAGCAGCGTGACAGTGGAGCCGTAG
- the MAD2L2 gene encoding mitotic spindle assembly checkpoint protein MAD2B, whose translation MTTLTRQDLNFGQVVADVLSEFLEVAVHLILYVREVYPIGIFQKRKKYNVPVQMSCHPELNQYIQDTLHCVKPLLEKNDVEKVVVVILDKEHHPVERFVFEITQPPLLSISSESLLSHVEQLLRAFILKISVCDAVLDNNPPGCTFTVLVHTREAATRNMEKIQVIKDFPWILADEQDVHMHDPRLIPLKTMTSDILKMQLYVEERAHKGT comes from the exons ATGACCACTCTCACGCGGCAGGACCTTAACTTTGGGCAAG ttgttgCAGATGTTCTTTCAGAATTTCTGGAAGTGGCTGTTCACCTTATCTTGTATGTCAGAGAAGTTTACCCTATTGGGAtctttcagaagaggaaaaaatacaatgtaCCTGTCCAG ATGTCCTGCCACCCGGAGCTGAATCAGTACATCCAGGACACGCTGCACTGTGTAAAGCCGCTGCTTGAGAAG AATGATGTGGAGAAAGTTGTAGTTGTAATCCTGGATAAAGAGCACCACCCTGTGGAGAGATTTGTGTTCGAGATCACCCAGCCACCTCTTCTTTCCATTAG TTCGGAGTCCCTGCTGTCCCACGTGGAGCAGTTACTGCGTGCCTTCATCCTGAAGATCAGTGTGTGCGATGCTGTGCTTGACAACAATCCCCCGG GTTGCACCTTCACAGTTCTGGTTCATACACGGGAGGCTGCCACGCGGAATATGGAAAAGATCCAGGTGATAAAG GATTTCCCGTGGATCCTCGCTGACGAACAAGATGTGCACATGCATGACCCCCGGCTTATTCCCTTGAAAACGATGACATCTGATATCTTAAAG ATGCAGCTGTATGTAGAAGAGCGAGCCCACAAAGGCACCTGA